One window from the genome of Cucumis melo cultivar AY chromosome 12, USDA_Cmelo_AY_1.0, whole genome shotgun sequence encodes:
- the LOC103487819 gene encoding transcription factor TCP2-like, translating to MEVVDIQEQACRFPRIGNGRNDSNKLGQKGIVQYSPDDEEDKEFSKRVAIVTSATVNPTGRCEPGGIGGVGANRLHGWHHSSRIIRVARASGGKDRHSKVWTSKGLRDRRVRLSVATAIQFYDLQDRLGFEQPSKAVEWLIEAASDAIAELPSLSGSFPETPRQLSDEKMGSDGADQGFDSPEMELDGDPKKHQQNPRQQLSLARSACSSNSETSKGSGLSLSRSEILVNRAKARDRARERTAKEKEREQESRDAHCIPNNPSFTELLTGGINNNGANNTTNRTNSASQNNVVEPNLFDKATAMDYLASSGIIAQQPSSSSSSRPGHNQSAGFSGQIFLGNPHQLPVSIPQFNISAAENTQQDRLQHFSFVPDNLNDYNLNFTISAGLAGCNRGTLQSNISPSLLPYLQRFPHLEGSNVPFFIGAASPTTATTPVQLENHHQLTPALFDGSWQLCYADGSHHSDQKGKGKN from the coding sequence ATGGAGGTGGTGGATATTCAAGAACAAGCCTGTAGGTTTCCACGAATTGGTAATGGTAGAAATGATTCCAACAAGTTAGGGCAAAAGGGTATTGTTCAATACTCCCCAGATGATGAAGAAGACAAGGAATTTTCGAAAAGGGTCGCTATTGTTACTTCTGCTACTGTTAATCCCACCGGACGATGTGAACCAGGTGGCATCGGTGGAGTTGGTGCTAATCGTCTTCACGGATGGCATCACTCATCTCGTATTATTAGGGTTGCTCGAGCTTCTGGTGGTAAAGATCGGCACAGTAAAGTTTGGACATCGAAAGGGCTCAGAGATCGTCGAGTTCGGCTTTCTGTCGCTACTGCGATTCAGTTCTACGATCTTCAAGATCGGCTTGGTTTCGAACAACCCAGCAAAGCTGTTGAGTGGCTGATCGAAGCAGCTTCCGACGCCATTGCTGAACTTCCGTCTCTGAGTGGCTCTTTCCCTGAAACTCCCAGGCAACTCAGTGACGAGAAAATGGGTAGCGATGGGGCCGACCAAGGGTTTGATTCGCCGGAAATGGAGCTCGACGGTGACCCAAAAAAACACCAACAGAATCCGAGACAGCAGCTTTCATTGGCGAGGTCTGCTTGTAGTAGTAACTCAGAGACGAGCAAGGGCTCGGGATTGTCTCTCTCCCGCTCCGAAATCCTAGTGAACCGAGCGAAGGCACGTGACAGAGCAAGAGAGAGAActgcgaaagagaaggaaagagAGCAAGAATCTCGTGACGCTCATTGCATTCCCAACAACCCATCCTTCACTGAGCTTCTCACCGGCGGTATCAACAATAACGGCGCCAATAACACCACCAATCGGACGAATTCAGCCTCGCAAAACAATGTAGTGGAGCCGAATTTGTTCGACAAGGCAACGGCCATGGATTACTTAGCCTCTTCTGGGATTATAGCCCAACAACCGTCGTCGTCTTCATCTTCACGGCCTGGCCATAATCAATCTGCGGGATTTTCAGGGCAAATCTTTTTGGGGAATCCACACCAATTGCCGGTGTCGATTCCACAATTTAACATCTCAGCCGCTGAAAATACTCAACAGGATCGGCTTCAACATTTCTCGTTCGTCCCAGATAATTTGAACGACTATAATCTTAACTTCACCATCTCTGCCGGCCTTGCTGGTTGCAATAGGGGGACCCTTCAGTCCAATATTTCACCGTCTCTTTTGCCTTACCTTCAGAGGTTTCCTCACTTAGAGGGATCAAACGTACCCTTTTTCATCGGAGCTGCATCGCCAACGACGGCGACGACTCCCGTACAGTTGGAAAATCACCATCAGTTGACACCAGCATTATTTGATGGTAGCTGGCAACTCTGTTATGCTGATGGAAGCCATCACTCAGATCAAAAGGGTAAAGGAAAGAACTGA